In Chryseobacterium salivictor, the DNA window CGAAAGCCGCTTTAGAAGCAATTTCCAGAAACATTGCTTTGGAATTTGCGCCTTTTGGTTTGCGATGCAATTGTATTCAAGCCGGAGTAACTGATACACGGTCTTTACAAATGATTCCGGGAAGTAAAGAAATAAAAGAACAGTCGAAAAAACGAAATCCTTTCAAAAGATTAACTACAGCGGAAGATGTCGCGGATGTGGTGAGTTTATTGTGTCAGGACGAAGCTTCCTGGATCAACGGTTGCGTAATTCCCGTGGATGGTGGCGAACATTTAGGATAAAATGAATACTAAAGAAATTTTACAGAAATTACCTTATACTACTCCATTTCTATTTGTGGATGATTTACTGAGCGTTGACGAAAATGGCGCGACCGGCACTTTTACTTTTAATGAAAGTTTAGATTTTTTCAAAGGTCATTTTAAAAATAATCCGGTCACGCCCGGCGTCATTTTAACCGAATGTATGGCGCAGATTGGATTGGTTTGTCTCGGAATATATCTGGTGGGAAATGATTTGACTGAAGAAAGTCAGA includes these proteins:
- a CDS encoding 3-hydroxyacyl-ACP dehydratase FabZ family protein, with protein sequence MNTKEILQKLPYTTPFLFVDDLLSVDENGATGTFTFNESLDFFKGHFKNNPVTPGVILTECMAQIGLVCLGIYLVGNDLTEESQIGLTSTEIEFLKPVFRNEKVTVISEKIYFRFNKLKCKVKMLNEKNEIVCEGTIAGIIKVN